The following are encoded together in the Equus quagga isolate Etosha38 chromosome 1, UCLA_HA_Equagga_1.0, whole genome shotgun sequence genome:
- the ZBTB34 gene encoding zinc finger and BTB domain-containing protein 34 isoform X1, translating into MENLMEESNSRVRFMSVEMDSSSFIQFDVPEYSSTVLSQLNELRLQGKLCDIIVHIQGQPFRAHKAVLAASSPYFRDHSALSTMSGLSISVIKNPNVFEQLLSFCYTGRMSLQLKDVVSFLTAASFLQMQCVIDKCTQILESIHSKISVGDVDSVTVGAEETPESRNGVKDSSFFANPVEISPPYCSQVRQPTTSGDLRMETTSSKALRSRLQEEGHSDRGSSGSVSEYEIQIEGDHEQGDLLVRESQITEVKVKMEKSDRPSCSDSSSLGDDGYHTEMVDGEQVVAVNVGSYGSVLQHAYSYSQAASQPSSVSEAFGSLSNSSPSRSMLSCFRGGRARQKRALSVHLHSDLQGLVQGSDSEALMNNPGYESSPRERSARGHWYPYNERLICIYCGKSFNQKGSLDRHMRLHMGITPFVCKFCGKKYTRKDQLEYHIRGHTDDKPFRCEICGKCFPFQGTLNQHLRKNHPGVAEVRSRMESPERTDVYVEQKLENDASASEMALDSRMEIHTVSDAPD; encoded by the coding sequence AGTACGCTTCATGTCAGTAGAAATGGACAGCAGCAGTTTTATTCAGTTTGATGTGCCCGAGTACAGCAGCACTGTTCTGAGCCAGCTAAACGAACTCCGCCTGCAAGGGAAACTATGTGACATCATTGTCCACATTCAGGGTCAGCCATTCCGAGCCCACAAAGCGGTCCTCGCTGCCAGCTCCCCGTATTTCCGGGACCATTCAGCATTAAGTACCATGAGTGGCTTGTCAATATCAGTGATTAAAAATCCCAATGTGTTTGAACAGTTGCTTTCATTTTGTTACACTGGAAGAATGTCCTTGCAGTTGAAGGATGTTGTCAGTTTTCTGACTGCAGCTAGCTTTCTTCAGATGCAGTGTGTCATTGACAAGTGCACGCAGATCCTCGAGAGCATACATTCGAAAATCAGTGTTGGAGATGTTGACTCTGTTACCGTCGGTGCTGAAGAGACTCCAGAGAGTCGTAATGGAGTTAAAGACAGCAGCTTCTTTGCCAACCCAGTTGAGATTTCCCCTCCATATTGCTCTCAGGTACGGCAGCCTACCACAAGCGGTGATCTGCGGATGGAGACAACATCCAGCAAAGCTTTGCGCAGCCGCTTACAGGAGGAGGGGCACTCGGACCGAGGGAGCAGCGGGAGTGTTTCTGAGTATGAGATTCAGATAGAGGGGGACCACGAGCAAGGGGACCTGTTGGTGAGGGAGAGCCAGATCACTGAGGTGAAAGTGAAGATGGAAAAGTCCGACCGGCCCAGTTGTTCAGACAGCTCCTCCTTGGGAGACGATGGGTACCACACCGAGATGGTTGATGGGGAACAAGTTGTGGCAGTGAACGTGGGTTCCTACGGTTCTGTGCTTCAGCACGCATATTCCTATTCCCAAGCAGCCTCACAGCCAAGCAGTGTATCAGAAGCTTTTGGAAGTTTGAGTAATTCCAGCCCATCCAGATCCATGCTGAGCTGTTTCCGAGGAGGACGTGCCCGCCAAAAGCGGGCTTTGTCTGTCCATCTGCACAGTGATCTGCAGGGCTTGGTGCAGGGGTCTGACAGCGAAGCTCTGATGAATAACCCCGGGTATGAGAGCAGTCCCCGGGAGAGGAGTGCAAGAGGTCATTGGTACCCGTACAATGAGAGGTTGATCTGTATTTACTGTGGAAAGTCCTTCAACCAGAAAGGAAGTCTTGACAGGCACATGCGACTCCATATGGGAATCACCCCCTTTGTGTGCAAGTTCTGTGGGAAGAAGTACACGCGGAAGGACCAACTGGAGTACCACATCCGGGGCCACACTGATGACAAACCCTTCCGCTGTGAGATCTGCGGGAAGTGCTTTCCATTCCAGGGAACCCTCAACCAGCACCTGCGGAAAAACCACCCCGGTGTGGCCGAAGTCAGGAGTCGCATGGAGTCCCCTGAGAGAACAGATGTGTACGTGGAGCAGAAACTAGAGAATGATGCATCGGCCTCAGAGATGGCCCTAGATTCCCGGATGGAAATTCACACCGTGTCAGATGCTCCTGATTAA
- the ZBTB34 gene encoding zinc finger and BTB domain-containing protein 34 isoform X2, translating to MSVEMDSSSFIQFDVPEYSSTVLSQLNELRLQGKLCDIIVHIQGQPFRAHKAVLAASSPYFRDHSALSTMSGLSISVIKNPNVFEQLLSFCYTGRMSLQLKDVVSFLTAASFLQMQCVIDKCTQILESIHSKISVGDVDSVTVGAEETPESRNGVKDSSFFANPVEISPPYCSQVRQPTTSGDLRMETTSSKALRSRLQEEGHSDRGSSGSVSEYEIQIEGDHEQGDLLVRESQITEVKVKMEKSDRPSCSDSSSLGDDGYHTEMVDGEQVVAVNVGSYGSVLQHAYSYSQAASQPSSVSEAFGSLSNSSPSRSMLSCFRGGRARQKRALSVHLHSDLQGLVQGSDSEALMNNPGYESSPRERSARGHWYPYNERLICIYCGKSFNQKGSLDRHMRLHMGITPFVCKFCGKKYTRKDQLEYHIRGHTDDKPFRCEICGKCFPFQGTLNQHLRKNHPGVAEVRSRMESPERTDVYVEQKLENDASASEMALDSRMEIHTVSDAPD from the coding sequence ATGTCAGTAGAAATGGACAGCAGCAGTTTTATTCAGTTTGATGTGCCCGAGTACAGCAGCACTGTTCTGAGCCAGCTAAACGAACTCCGCCTGCAAGGGAAACTATGTGACATCATTGTCCACATTCAGGGTCAGCCATTCCGAGCCCACAAAGCGGTCCTCGCTGCCAGCTCCCCGTATTTCCGGGACCATTCAGCATTAAGTACCATGAGTGGCTTGTCAATATCAGTGATTAAAAATCCCAATGTGTTTGAACAGTTGCTTTCATTTTGTTACACTGGAAGAATGTCCTTGCAGTTGAAGGATGTTGTCAGTTTTCTGACTGCAGCTAGCTTTCTTCAGATGCAGTGTGTCATTGACAAGTGCACGCAGATCCTCGAGAGCATACATTCGAAAATCAGTGTTGGAGATGTTGACTCTGTTACCGTCGGTGCTGAAGAGACTCCAGAGAGTCGTAATGGAGTTAAAGACAGCAGCTTCTTTGCCAACCCAGTTGAGATTTCCCCTCCATATTGCTCTCAGGTACGGCAGCCTACCACAAGCGGTGATCTGCGGATGGAGACAACATCCAGCAAAGCTTTGCGCAGCCGCTTACAGGAGGAGGGGCACTCGGACCGAGGGAGCAGCGGGAGTGTTTCTGAGTATGAGATTCAGATAGAGGGGGACCACGAGCAAGGGGACCTGTTGGTGAGGGAGAGCCAGATCACTGAGGTGAAAGTGAAGATGGAAAAGTCCGACCGGCCCAGTTGTTCAGACAGCTCCTCCTTGGGAGACGATGGGTACCACACCGAGATGGTTGATGGGGAACAAGTTGTGGCAGTGAACGTGGGTTCCTACGGTTCTGTGCTTCAGCACGCATATTCCTATTCCCAAGCAGCCTCACAGCCAAGCAGTGTATCAGAAGCTTTTGGAAGTTTGAGTAATTCCAGCCCATCCAGATCCATGCTGAGCTGTTTCCGAGGAGGACGTGCCCGCCAAAAGCGGGCTTTGTCTGTCCATCTGCACAGTGATCTGCAGGGCTTGGTGCAGGGGTCTGACAGCGAAGCTCTGATGAATAACCCCGGGTATGAGAGCAGTCCCCGGGAGAGGAGTGCAAGAGGTCATTGGTACCCGTACAATGAGAGGTTGATCTGTATTTACTGTGGAAAGTCCTTCAACCAGAAAGGAAGTCTTGACAGGCACATGCGACTCCATATGGGAATCACCCCCTTTGTGTGCAAGTTCTGTGGGAAGAAGTACACGCGGAAGGACCAACTGGAGTACCACATCCGGGGCCACACTGATGACAAACCCTTCCGCTGTGAGATCTGCGGGAAGTGCTTTCCATTCCAGGGAACCCTCAACCAGCACCTGCGGAAAAACCACCCCGGTGTGGCCGAAGTCAGGAGTCGCATGGAGTCCCCTGAGAGAACAGATGTGTACGTGGAGCAGAAACTAGAGAATGATGCATCGGCCTCAGAGATGGCCCTAGATTCCCGGATGGAAATTCACACCGTGTCAGATGCTCCTGATTAA